Below is a window of Arthrobacter sp. SLBN-112 DNA.
GGTTCGGACACCACCGGCGAGGCGGCCGGGCCCGGCCAGTCCGGGGGGAAGATTAACCTCAACACCGCCGGTGTAGCGGAGCTGGACACGCTGCCCAAGGTCGGTCCCGTGCTCGCCCAGCGGATCGTGGACTGGCGAAAGGAACATGGCCCGTTCAAGAGTGCCGAGGAGCTGGACGCGGTGGATGGCGTCGGGCCCAAAATGCTTGAGTCGCTGCTGCCCCTGGTGACGGTCTGACATGGGGGTGCGTGGCAGCGAAACCGGGCCCGGAACGCCGGAGGACCGCCATGCCGGCGGCAGACAGGGCAGCCCCTGGAGCAGGTTCGTGGAATCGGCTGTCCGGGGAGAAGCAGCGGAGCCGCCAGGGCGCATGCAGGGCCCGGCGCCCTCAGGAACCGCGGGACCATCACGAACGGCCACGCTCCGCCCACGTCAACGGCGGGCCCTCCACGGGTACTGGACCCGGTGCGCCGATTTCGTGCGGAAGCGCCTAGCGCCTGCGGCCGACGCCTCGGCGGAGGGGGATTCCGGTTCCGTCGGAGCCCGGCGCCGCACCGATCTCCGGCTCGCCCTCCCGGCAGTCCTGGTGTGGGGAGGCGCGGTGGCGGGGATCTGGTTGCCACCCGCGTCCTTGGCACTGCTGTGCGCCGCCCTGGCCGCAGCGGCGGCTGTCTTTATCTCCAGCGCCGCCGGCGCAAGCGTGCCAACGTGCGCGGGGTCCGGGCCACACCGCGCCGGAAGGCCCGGGGACGGAGCTTGGCGGCCGCCGTCGGTGTCTCCCTGATGCTTGCTGCTGCTGCCGCCGCGCATTCGGCAGCAGGCTCAGCCCAGCGTTTTGACGGGCCGTTGGCCGAGGCGATCACGGCAGGCAGATCGGTCGTTGCTGTCGTCGAGGTGGCCGGGAGCCCGCGTGCTGTGACCGGGCCGGGGGGAGCGGCGGAACGATGGTCGGTGCCGGTGGTGACCCAGGAAGTCTCGACAGGAGGGGTGCGAATCCGGACCCGGGCACCGCTTGTCATCATGGGCGGACAGGACTGGGGTTCGGTGGTGCCCGGACAAACCCTGCGTGCCGCGGGCAAGCTGCGGCCCGCGGACCCGGGACGCACGGAGGCGGGGAACCTGGCGGCCTCCACTGCTCCCGCACGGTCCACGGCTGGTCCAGTCCTGCAGGAGTCTGCAAGGGAGCTCCGCGGCCGCTTCGTATCGGCTGCGTCCTTCCTGGAACCGGACGCCCGCGGGCTCCTGCCGGGGATGGTCACCGGAGACACCAGTGCCTTGGATCAAGGATTGGCCAACGCAATGAAATTGGTGGGCATGACTCACCTGACCGCAGTGAGCGGGGCCAACTGCAGCCTGGTGCTGGGGGCATTGCTGGTGCTGTGCCGGCGGTTCCGGTTGCCCCGTGCCCCGGCCGCAGGAGTGGCCCTTGCCGGACTGGCATTGTTCGTGGTGCTTGTGGGTCCTGACGCCAGCGTGCTGCGCGCGGCACTGATGGGTGCCATCGGGGTGGCCTCCCTGGCCGGGGGACGCTCGGGACGAGGTTTGAGCTTCCTCTGCTTGGCAGTTATCGGGCTCCTGCTGTTCGACCCCGCACTTGGAACCAGCGTCGGCTTCCTGCTATCGGTGCTGGCCACGCTCGGAATTATTCTCCTGGGCCGGCGGATCATCGACTGGATTCCCGTGGTGGTGCCGCGGTGGCTGGCCGCCTCGGTTGCCGTTCCGCTGTCCGCACAGTTGCTGTGCGGGCCGGTCATCGTCCTGTTGCAGCCCCAGTTCGCTACGTATGCCCTGCTGGCCAATGTGGTGGCCTCGCCCCTGGTGGCTCCGGTAACCCTGCTGGGGACCGCGGCAGTGCCCCTGGTTGCCTTGCTGCCCTGGGCCGCTACGGTGCTGATTGCCGTGGCGGGGACCTTCAGTTCGGGCGTTGCCGCAACGGCAAGGTTTGCTGCCCAACTGCCGGCATCCGCCTTGCCCTGGCCGGAAGGAGTCCCAGGCCTGCTGTCCATGCTGCTGCTGTCAGTTCTCACGTTCGCCTTGGTCTGGGCGGCCGCGCGGCCACGCCGGCTCATCCGAAGGATCACGGAGGCACATTCGGTGGCAGAAGCGGTGGTCGAACTGCTCGCAACGCGGATGCAGCGGGTCCGCCATAGCTGCAGCGTGGCGCTCAGGTACGGACACGGCGGCCCCGGGTACCGCACTAAATCCGCAGGAAGCAATCCTCAATCCCGGCTGCGCAAAAGCGCTAAACCCGCGCTCCGGCGTTCAACGTTTCCTCCTGGCGGGACGTAACTCCAGAGCCGCGGGAATCAGGCCTTCGGGGTATCAACGCGATTCGATCCACCCAAGGCACCTAAACCGCGAGGGTCCCAACATCGCGGCCGAGACGGTGCAACGGCGGATGCCGAGGAAATCCACAAGGTACGGGATTCCCCGCGTAACAATATTCAGGCTGTGGCACCATGAGAACGCAACCACAATTAGGGGGAAATTGTTGTGACTGAATCGCATTATCCGCAGACCGGACCATCCGACCCAATCAATGAGGCGCCTGGCAGGCCGCCCGCTGCCGGCGCAGGGACCGCTGGCCATCCAGGACCTAAGACGGGCGCTGGAGCGGCATCCACACTTCTGAAGTCTTTCGATTACAAGACTTTGATTCCCGGGGCCCTGGTCGGGGCCATTTCTTATGTAGCGGTTCTGATTACCGCAATCCTTTTCCTGATTTTGGCGCTGATCGGTATCAGCGCTAGTAACGGCGGCAACACCGAAATACCATCAAATTCCATGCTCCCCAGTGGTGGCTCAACGCCGTCGCCGTGGTCCCTGATGGGCCAGTTGGCCGTCCAACTGGTCGTCATGAGCCAGCTTGGCGCTCTCGGTTCAAGCATCGACGCGACCATCCCGTTCATGGGGAACGTGCACGGATCAGCTTCCTTCTTCGCTCTTCCCTTGCTGCTGACGGCTGTGTCGCTCGCGGTGCTGTTTCTCGGTGGGCGGTTCGCCGCGAAACGGTCCTCAGCCCAATCGGCAGCCGGAACAGCCGGGACCTGGATCCAGGCAGCAGTATCGGGCCTGGTCTTCACTCTCCTGGTCAATATCAGCGGGGCGGTCTTCGGCATATCGTTTCCTGTACCCAGCGTGAAGATCAGCCCGATCGGGGCAGTGACACTTGGTTCGGTCCTGTTTGCGTTGGCAAGCGGAGTGCTCGCAACTTTCGCAGGGCGGGCATCTGTCCGGCCCCGTGCCGCTACAGGTGTTGGGGTACGCGCAGCAGTTCGCCGGGCTTTTGAAGCCGTTGCTGTGCACTGCGGCGTATTTTTGGCCGTTGCCATCCCCGTTGTCGTGGTTGTCCTGGGCATCAAGTCCGGCTGGCAGGCTACTCTCTCGGCTCCGCTATGGGCACCGACGGCGGGCTTCTTTATGTTCGGCCTGGGTCACCTCAGTGCTGTCAGCCGCAGCTGGAATTTCGGCTCCGCAGTGGCTTCATCGTCGAACACTTCAGGTTCAGACATCAGCTTCGGCTTCGGAAGTGCCCTGGCCCAGTACGGCATCCCGGGCTGGGCCGGCTGGCTGCTGCTGCTCTTGGCGCTGATTTCAATCCTGGTAACTTCCGTGTTCTGGTACCTGCGCCGCGGACCGCTGGTCGGCAACAAGATCACGGACTGGGCGATGCTTCCCGCCGCATTCCTCGTTGCCGGAACGCTGATGACCTGGCTCAGCAGTGTTACCGGTACGTTTGACGCAGGTTCGCTCGCGTCGGGCGCCGGCAGCATGACGCTGGCGTGGTGGACCCCGTTCTTCTTGATGCTTTGGGGCGGTGCGACGGAGGCGTCAGCTCGCTATGCTGCACCACAGCTGAGCAGGTATGTCCCCTTGGCTATCGCTTACAAGATCGCTCCCGCTCATCCGGCTGCGACTGCGCCGACTGCAACTGGGCCGGCTGCTGTTCCAAGCGCGTATGCAGCCGCTGGCGACCATCCTGCGCCGGCGCCGCGGGAGCCGATGTCCGCTCCCACGAAACGCAAGCTTGGACTCATCCTGGGATCAGTCGGCCTTGTGATCGTCCTGGGCGTAGGCGCAATCGTCACCGTCAACGTCATCAAGGGCAACAACGGGCCCGATAAGGCCGTGAACAGCTATCTCCAGGCGCTTCAGAACGGCGAAGCTTCCAAAGCGATGGTCATGGCCGATCCCGGTCTCGCCAACGATCAAAGGGTCCTGCTTTCGGACCAGATTTACGCCAAGGCCGGCAAACGCATTGACGGCTTCGAAATTGTTTCCACGAAGATCTCCGAGGACAACGCCACGGTAGTTGCCGACGTGCACCAGGACGGTCGCAAGCAGCAGAGCACTTTCAGCCTCCGCAAGTCGAACCCTGAATTTCTGGACGATCACTGGAAGATGGAGTCGTCCCCGCTTCAGAGTCTTCGCATCACCTCGGACACCCCGGTGAAGACCGTATTGGTCAATGGCCAGGAACTCGACGTCGACCTTGCCGGCAGCGTTTCCGGTTCATCCAACCTGAGTTACCCCGCTTTGCCTGGCGAGTATACCGTGGAATTGCCGTCTTCAGAAAAGTATCTGACCGCACAGAAGTCAACCGCGCTAGTGACCATCGGTGCCGCTCAGGCGCCACCGACCGCCAGCCTCAAGGTGGACGCCTCTGACGCCCTGAAGTCCGAAGCCATGGCGCAGATCGACGCATATCTTGCCGAGTGTGTGAAGTCCACCGAGGCCCAGCCGGCCAATTGCCCGCTCGAGAACTACAGTTCCTCGCGCTATTCACGGAACTTCCACTGGACACTCACAACGAAACCTACGTTCAGCATGAGCAAGGATCCCTATGGATCTTCCCCTTGGCGTATTCGTACACAGGCTCCAGGGAAAGCGACAGTCAGCTATGAAAGGGACAACTCATACGGTTTCGGAACAGCTGAATGGAAGCCGGTAACGGATACAACCTCGGTGTCCATGAGTGCCAATGTCTCCCTGGAGAACGGCAAAGTGAAGCTGACGTACAGCAGCTATTAGTGGGAAAGCATGCGCCCTGACGGGCCATCGGCAGCGGTGTAGGCCAGTCACATCAGCAAGGTCCTTCCCGGGGTTACCGGGAAGGGCCTCTGATAGAGGGCGTCGGCAGCACCTGCAGCTTGGAGCGCGGGCGCGGACATGGCAGGCTGGGATACTGCAATATGACCTCCGGAAGGGACCTTCGATGGCTGCTGCGCAAAAACGCGAAACCCGCTCTCCGGCGTCGAACGCTGCCTCCTGGCGGGACGTTACCCCGGCGCAGGTTGTCCTGGTCAGCGGACCGGAGGAATACCTGGGCATCAGGGCCATCGACAGGGTCCGGTCGCAAGTCCGGGCGGCGGCACCGGACGTGGAGCTCAGCCGCATCAACGCCGCGGGGTATGAGCCCGGCACCCTGACCATGCAGGTCAGCCCCTCGTTGTTCGGCGAAAGCAAATTCATCGAGGTCGAGTCAGTGGAAGGCATGAACGAAGCGTTCCTCGCCGACGCGCTCGACTATTTGCAGCATCCTGAGCCGGATGCCGTCGTCGTGCTTCGCCACGCCGGCGGCGCCCGCGGCAAAAAGTTGCTCGACGCCGTCAAGAAGGACGGCTGGCCGGTTGTTGATTGCCAGCCACTGAAGAAAGATGCGGACAAGATCTCCTTCGTTACCGCAGAATTCAAGGCCGCGGGCCGCCAGATCAACCAGGACGCCGTGCAGGCTCTCGTGAACGCGGTGGGTGCAGACCTGTCCGAACTCGCCGCCGCCTGCAGCCAGCTGATCGCTGACGCCACCAGTACAGTCACGTCCGAGACAGTGGACCGCTACTACGGAGGGCGCATTGAAGCCACCGCCTTCAAAGTGGCCGACGCCGCCATGGCGGGAAATGCGCCCCTGGCGCTCTCCACGCTGCGCCATGCCCTCGCCACGGGTGCGGATCCAGTGCCCCTGGTGGCCGCCCTCGCCGCAAAGCTGCGGACGGTTGCGCGGGTGGCCGGCGCGTCCGGGTCATCGGCGCAGATTGCGGCGGAGCTTGGAATGCAGCCCTGGCTCGTTGAACAGGCCCAGCGGGACGTCCGCCGCTGGACGCCCGAAGGCCTGGTGCGCTCCATCCAGGCCACGGCAGAGGCTGACGCCCAGGTCAAGGGCCTGTCCAGGGATCCGGTCTACGCCGTGGAACACGCCGTGACAGTAATCGCCATGTCGGTTCAGGGCAGGTAACGCCGGCACACTCACCGCGGGTAAGGGGCCCGGGCAACCGGCCCCCGGGAATACAAGATGGCTCTGTACCGCTTTCCCGGCGGCCGTTTTGGGCACGGCTTAAAAGCGTGTGGCCGGTACCTTGCGGTACCGGCCACACCATCAGTTCGTGGGAACTGGAAACCTTAGAGTGCGTTGACCTTCTTGGAGATCGCCGACTTGCGGTTCGCTGCGTTGTTCTTGTGCAGAACACCCTTGCTGACAGCCTTGTCCAGCTTACGGCTGGCAGTAACGAGCGCAGTAGTAGCAGCGTCCTTGTCAGAGGACTCAACAGCGGTGTTGACGGCGCGGATGGCCGTCTTCAGCTCAGACTTGACTGCGTTGTTGCGCAGACGTGCCTTCTCGTTGGTCAGGATGCGCTTCTTCTGGGACTTGATATTCGCCACGTGTGAACTCTCTTTGTAATGCGGAAATGGTCTAGAGG
It encodes the following:
- a CDS encoding ComEC/Rec2 family competence protein, with the translated sequence MAAAVGVSLMLAAAAAAHSAAGSAQRFDGPLAEAITAGRSVVAVVEVAGSPRAVTGPGGAAERWSVPVVTQEVSTGGVRIRTRAPLVIMGGQDWGSVVPGQTLRAAGKLRPADPGRTEAGNLAASTAPARSTAGPVLQESARELRGRFVSAASFLEPDARGLLPGMVTGDTSALDQGLANAMKLVGMTHLTAVSGANCSLVLGALLVLCRRFRLPRAPAAGVALAGLALFVVLVGPDASVLRAALMGAIGVASLAGGRSGRGLSFLCLAVIGLLLFDPALGTSVGFLLSVLATLGIILLGRRIIDWIPVVVPRWLAASVAVPLSAQLLCGPVIVLLQPQFATYALLANVVASPLVAPVTLLGTAAVPLVALLPWAATVLIAVAGTFSSGVAATARFAAQLPASALPWPEGVPGLLSMLLLSVLTFALVWAAARPRRLIRRITEAHSVAEAVVELLATRMQRVRHSCSVALRYGHGGPGYRTKSAGSNPQSRLRKSAKPALRRSTFPPGGT
- the holA gene encoding DNA polymerase III subunit delta, with protein sequence MAAAQKRETRSPASNAASWRDVTPAQVVLVSGPEEYLGIRAIDRVRSQVRAAAPDVELSRINAAGYEPGTLTMQVSPSLFGESKFIEVESVEGMNEAFLADALDYLQHPEPDAVVVLRHAGGARGKKLLDAVKKDGWPVVDCQPLKKDADKISFVTAEFKAAGRQINQDAVQALVNAVGADLSELAAACSQLIADATSTVTSETVDRYYGGRIEATAFKVADAAMAGNAPLALSTLRHALATGADPVPLVAALAAKLRTVARVAGASGSSAQIAAELGMQPWLVEQAQRDVRRWTPEGLVRSIQATAEADAQVKGLSRDPVYAVEHAVTVIAMSVQGR
- the rpsT gene encoding 30S ribosomal protein S20 — encoded protein: MANIKSQKKRILTNEKARLRNNAVKSELKTAIRAVNTAVESSDKDAATTALVTASRKLDKAVSKGVLHKNNAANRKSAISKKVNAL